In one Neobacillus sp. CF12 genomic region, the following are encoded:
- a CDS encoding copper resistance CopC family protein, with amino-acid sequence MKKIMFFLLCTFIMIPSFVLAHTGLSSSNPSEGQIVTENLEQIVLTFATPIEVLSTMDLVKDGNVIPLEDIKVENKQLSGTIAKPLENGSYIIQWKIVGEDGHPIKGEINFIVEMAQNETEPTPVTPEETDEGQEDESQTDQTEESSENQNTASDTAENADEQNNNDSSPTLITVFIVLIVIFGIVLLLFTKKKKN; translated from the coding sequence TTGAAAAAAATTATGTTTTTCTTGTTGTGCACATTCATAATGATACCTTCATTTGTTCTTGCACACACAGGTTTATCTTCTTCGAATCCATCTGAAGGTCAAATCGTAACAGAGAACTTGGAACAAATTGTCCTTACATTTGCTACTCCTATTGAAGTTTTAAGCACAATGGATTTAGTAAAAGATGGAAACGTCATTCCTTTAGAAGATATAAAAGTTGAAAATAAGCAATTATCAGGAACAATAGCGAAGCCATTAGAGAACGGCTCTTACATAATCCAATGGAAAATTGTTGGGGAAGATGGTCATCCGATAAAAGGTGAAATCAACTTCATTGTTGAAATGGCTCAAAATGAGACAGAACCCACTCCTGTTACTCCTGAGGAAACAGATGAAGGTCAGGAAGATGAAAGTCAAACTGATCAAACAGAAGAATCTAGTGAAAATCAAAATACAGCATCTGATACAGCAGAGAATGCAGATGAGCAAAATAATAACGATTCATCACCTACACTAATTACAGTGTTTATTGTTCTAATCGTGATATTTGGGATCGTTCTTTTATTATTCACCAAAAAGAAAAAGAATTAA
- a CDS encoding DUF47 domain-containing protein, which yields MAKKKDKFAVYLGNIASNLKESANYFADYKLKNISDLKVFSEKMKEYENKGDSMVHEVIKDLHNAFITYIEREDILTLTMSMDDVLDGLEHTAALFEMYSIVNADDYMIRFVDAIRSCAAEIETAVELLASKKLLNMREHAIKIKDLESKCDGILRESIKNLFVNEKDPIRIIQYKEIYEELENIADFCQSVANILETIIMKNA from the coding sequence ATGGCCAAAAAGAAGGACAAGTTCGCTGTTTACTTAGGAAATATCGCTTCTAATTTAAAGGAAAGTGCTAACTATTTCGCTGACTATAAATTAAAGAATATCAGTGATCTTAAGGTTTTTTCTGAAAAAATGAAGGAATATGAAAACAAGGGAGACTCCATGGTTCATGAGGTGATTAAAGATTTACATAATGCTTTCATCACGTATATTGAACGGGAGGATATTTTAACTCTTACGATGAGCATGGATGATGTTTTAGATGGATTGGAGCATACTGCTGCGCTATTTGAAATGTATTCGATTGTGAATGCTGATGATTACATGATTCGATTTGTTGACGCGATTCGAAGTTGTGCAGCTGAAATTGAAACAGCAGTTGAACTGCTGGCATCAAAGAAATTACTTAATATGAGGGAACATGCCATCAAAATTAAAGATTTGGAATCAAAATGTGATGGCATTCTACGAGAATCCATTAAAAATCTTTTTGTGAATGAAAAAGACCCCATTCGTATTATTCAATATAAGGAAATCTATGAAGAGTTAGAGAACATTGCAGATTTCTGTCAGTCTGTAGCCAATATATTAGAAACCATTATCATGAAAAATGCTTAA
- a CDS encoding GNAT family N-acetyltransferase, which yields MQKHKIIITKYDPKYAEQSVQMWRESKEKAIGQKELHSFDNHVNFLNHILSKQFQIDLALIDQLVVGMIAYNNTEISQLYIHNDYQGIGIGQTLLDKAKTQSNGRLTLYTFEVNKRAQRFYEKNGFKIIGKGHENEENLPDLLYEWNSK from the coding sequence ATGCAGAAACACAAAATCATCATCACAAAGTATGACCCGAAGTATGCAGAACAATCAGTGCAAATGTGGAGAGAGAGCAAAGAAAAGGCGATTGGTCAGAAGGAACTACACAGTTTTGACAATCACGTAAACTTTTTAAATCATATCTTGTCTAAACAATTTCAAATAGACTTAGCGTTAATTGATCAATTAGTAGTTGGGATGATTGCCTACAATAACACCGAAATTAGCCAGCTTTATATTCATAATGATTACCAAGGAATAGGAATAGGGCAAACATTACTAGATAAAGCAAAGACCCAATCAAATGGAAGATTAACATTATATACTTTTGAAGTTAATAAAAGAGCACAACGATTCTATGAAAAAAATGGATTTAAAATCATTGGCAAAGGGCATGAAAATGAAGAGAATTTACCTGATTTACTATACGAATGGAATTCCAAATAA
- a CDS encoding cupin domain-containing protein, giving the protein MYYVPYAYPYPYSYPDPYYVNVPTYNYARQPLYYWGYPNQLEYGNRYHDWPSVIETRNIELKDYGKEPFVVNIDDVTKQNNTFRTALWTGSNLQVTLMSINPGESIGLEIHSDVDQFLRIEDGQGIVQMGDTKENLSFQARVEDDFAIMVPAGKWHNVTNTGNKPLKLYSIYAPPEHPSGTVHKTKAEAMAAE; this is encoded by the coding sequence ATGTACTACGTTCCTTATGCGTATCCGTATCCTTATTCATATCCTGATCCATATTACGTGAACGTGCCAACGTATAACTATGCGAGACAGCCTTTGTACTACTGGGGATACCCGAATCAGTTGGAATATGGAAATCGATATCATGATTGGCCATCCGTAATTGAGACAAGAAACATTGAGTTAAAAGATTATGGAAAAGAACCATTTGTGGTCAATATTGACGATGTTACAAAGCAAAACAATACATTCCGTACAGCCTTATGGACAGGAAGTAATCTGCAAGTAACTTTGATGAGTATCAACCCTGGGGAAAGTATAGGATTAGAGATTCATTCCGATGTTGATCAATTTTTACGTATTGAAGATGGGCAGGGAATCGTTCAAATGGGTGATACAAAAGAAAACTTATCTTTTCAAGCAAGAGTTGAAGATGACTTTGCCATCATGGTTCCAGCTGGTAAGTGGCATAATGTAACGAATACTGGAAATAAACCACTGAAGCTATACTCCATTTACGCACCGCCTGAGCATCCATCTGGTACGGTTCATAAGACGAAAGCAGAGGCTATGGCTGCTGAATAG
- a CDS encoding YcnI family protein produces MKKVVTSILLMFGLFSLFAGIASAHVTVLPKETTQGSYEVFTVRVPSENESVPTTQVKVEISADVNISRFEPKPGWKYEIQRDASDKITSVTWTAEGDGLSPIEFGHFNMQGKVADTATQIVWKAYQTYQDGSVVEWVGAQDAEKPASLTTVNPKPADGTGDHHGTDTKEEVKTEQPKEDVKDTASPSNAPLYVSIAALIAGLLALVISLKKR; encoded by the coding sequence ATGAAAAAGGTTGTAACCTCAATTCTATTAATGTTTGGATTATTTTCACTTTTTGCAGGGATTGCAAGTGCCCACGTAACGGTATTACCTAAAGAAACAACCCAGGGAAGTTATGAAGTTTTCACCGTTAGGGTACCCTCTGAAAATGAATCCGTACCTACTACACAGGTAAAAGTAGAAATTTCAGCTGACGTAAATATTAGCCGTTTTGAGCCAAAGCCAGGCTGGAAGTATGAAATTCAACGAGATGCTTCAGATAAGATTACGAGCGTAACTTGGACAGCAGAAGGTGATGGTTTATCACCAATAGAATTCGGACATTTTAACATGCAGGGAAAAGTAGCAGACACTGCCACACAGATTGTTTGGAAAGCTTACCAAACCTATCAGGATGGAAGCGTAGTTGAATGGGTTGGCGCACAAGATGCAGAAAAGCCTGCTTCCTTGACAACGGTGAATCCAAAACCTGCTGATGGCACTGGAGACCACCATGGTACGGATACGAAGGAAGAAGTGAAAACAGAGCAACCAAAAGAAGATGTTAAAGACACAGCAAGCCCTTCAAATGCTCCTCTTTATGTTTCCATTGCAGCTTTAATTGCTGGGTTGCTAGCACTTGTTATATCACTAAAAAAACGATGA
- a CDS encoding inorganic phosphate transporter — translation MTTFIIILILALIFEFINGFHDTANAIAMSVSTKALTPRFAVIYAGVLNFFGALISQAVAKSIGGKIADPFQIENGMIIVIAALIAAIFWNLLTWYYGIPSSSSHTLIGSVAGAVIFGSGLDSINWEGFTDIIKALIISPFLAFGVGFILMKILAILFRNANPYRATRGFRGFQIIASGLAAFSHGGNDGQKTMGIIVFALVAGGYQATLDVPFWVQVTCAATIGLGTMIGGMRIIKTVAKRIFKVQPINGFAADLSSFVVLQGATFLGLPVSTTHVSSSSILGVGASKRFRGVNWGVAIRIVTTWVITLPISALIAGLIIMIIKIFV, via the coding sequence ATGACAACTTTCATTATTATCCTAATTCTTGCCTTAATCTTCGAGTTCATAAATGGATTTCATGATACAGCCAATGCCATTGCGATGTCGGTCTCTACAAAGGCCTTAACACCACGATTTGCAGTTATTTATGCAGGTGTCCTAAATTTTTTTGGTGCCTTAATTTCACAGGCGGTTGCAAAATCAATTGGCGGGAAAATTGCTGACCCATTTCAAATTGAGAACGGAATGATAATCGTTATTGCGGCTCTTATTGCGGCCATCTTTTGGAACCTTTTAACTTGGTACTACGGAATTCCATCGTCTTCATCACACACCTTAATCGGTTCAGTTGCGGGAGCTGTTATTTTTGGTTCAGGGTTAGATTCTATTAACTGGGAAGGATTTACCGATATTATTAAGGCCCTTATCATATCTCCTTTTTTGGCTTTTGGAGTAGGATTTATCCTTATGAAAATACTAGCGATTTTATTTCGGAACGCAAATCCCTACCGTGCAACCCGTGGTTTTCGAGGATTTCAAATCATTGCTTCGGGTTTAGCAGCCTTTTCTCATGGTGGAAATGATGGGCAAAAAACAATGGGGATTATTGTTTTTGCATTGGTTGCCGGAGGTTATCAGGCCACTCTAGATGTACCATTTTGGGTGCAGGTTACATGTGCAGCCACCATCGGATTGGGTACCATGATTGGTGGAATGCGAATTATTAAAACGGTTGCGAAAAGGATTTTTAAGGTTCAGCCCATCAATGGATTTGCTGCAGACTTATCGTCATTTGTTGTTTTACAAGGTGCTACCTTTTTAGGTCTACCTGTATCTACAACACATGTATCTTCCTCTTCCATTTTAGGTGTGGGTGCCTCAAAGCGATTCCGGGGCGTAAATTGGGGAGTTGCAATAAGAATTGTTACCACTTGGGTAATTACATTGCCAATTTCTGCGCTAATTGCAGGCCTCATTATAATGATCATTAAAATTTTCGTATAG
- a CDS encoding MoxR family ATPase has translation MENVNRVKSEISKVMVGMEREVELLTISLLFNGHILLESVPGTGKTMLAKSFASSINGSFSRIQFTPDVLPSDVTGIQFFNPKVQEFELRTGPIVANIVLADEINRATPRTQSSLLEVMEERQVTIDGITVKVDDPFMVIATQNPVEAQQGTFSLPVAQMDRFFMKLSMDYPSLESEKEILKAARGIRSSSTTESVLRHEEIQELKKKVQKIKMNDTIESYLLQIVRKTRQHPEIDLGVSPRGALALMKAAQGQAFLENRDYVIPEDIKKMVPYVLGHRIILSTEASFTKSPDSVLREVLETVPVPVEMGA, from the coding sequence ATGGAAAACGTAAATAGAGTAAAGTCTGAAATTTCCAAGGTTATGGTCGGTATGGAAAGGGAGGTTGAGCTTCTTACAATTTCTCTCTTATTTAATGGACATATATTGCTAGAAAGTGTACCTGGTACTGGTAAAACCATGCTCGCTAAATCATTTGCGAGTAGTATAAATGGCAGCTTCTCTAGAATACAATTTACCCCAGACGTCCTGCCTAGTGATGTTACCGGGATTCAATTTTTCAATCCGAAAGTACAGGAATTTGAACTCAGAACCGGACCTATTGTTGCCAATATTGTTCTTGCCGACGAAATCAACCGCGCCACACCAAGGACTCAATCAAGTTTACTTGAAGTAATGGAAGAGAGACAAGTTACAATCGATGGGATAACCGTCAAAGTAGATGATCCATTTATGGTCATTGCCACCCAAAATCCGGTGGAAGCCCAGCAAGGAACCTTCTCGCTTCCAGTCGCTCAAATGGATCGTTTCTTTATGAAGCTGTCCATGGATTATCCGAGTCTTGAAAGCGAAAAGGAAATATTAAAGGCAGCACGAGGCATTAGGAGCAGCAGTACAACAGAATCTGTGTTACGTCATGAAGAAATCCAAGAACTGAAGAAAAAGGTCCAGAAAATCAAAATGAATGACACCATTGAATCGTACTTGCTTCAAATCGTAAGAAAGACAAGACAGCATCCTGAAATTGATTTAGGTGTAAGTCCACGTGGAGCATTGGCGTTGATGAAGGCAGCACAAGGTCAAGCCTTTTTAGAAAATCGAGACTATGTGATTCCTGAAGATATTAAAAAGATGGTTCCCTATGTGTTAGGTCATAGAATCATATTATCGACGGAAGCCTCTTTTACAAAGTCACCTGATAGTGTACTAAGAGAAGTTTTGGAAACGGTTCCAGTACCCGTAGAGATGGGCGCTTAA
- a CDS encoding RidA family protein, which produces MNRIISLIHSNHLAQVDYAYASRIPAGMDLLFLAGACPLTKEGIVPESSDFGRQASLCMENLKEALKECGATLEDVAYTRVLVATQNQSDLVTAWETIRKEFGNHDVPSTLTGVTVLGYKNQLVEIEAVAAVDKK; this is translated from the coding sequence ATGAATAGGATAATATCATTAATCCATTCTAACCATTTGGCTCAAGTTGACTATGCTTACGCTAGTCGAATCCCAGCAGGCATGGATTTATTGTTTTTAGCCGGTGCATGTCCATTGACGAAAGAGGGAATTGTGCCAGAATCAAGTGATTTTGGTCGTCAGGCATCTCTTTGTATGGAGAATTTGAAAGAGGCATTGAAAGAATGTGGCGCCACTTTGGAAGACGTCGCCTATACTCGAGTTCTAGTTGCAACTCAAAACCAGTCTGATTTGGTAACAGCCTGGGAAACAATTAGAAAAGAGTTTGGCAATCATGATGTCCCAAGTACATTAACAGGGGTTACGGTTTTGGGATATAAAAATCAGTTGGTAGAAATCGAGGCAGTAGCTGCTGTAGATAAAAAATAA
- a CDS encoding GNAT family N-acetyltransferase: MIRLAQEKDLQGILDIYNDAVLHTTAVYTYKAQTLETRKLWYKQKMEDGYPVIVYELENKVVGFATFGPFRQWPAYKYSIEHSIYVDSNYRRKGIATSLLKEIIAIANEREYMTLIAGIDAANEKSIAMHLNFGFVHSGTIKKAGYKFNTWLDLAFYQLNLNGPKNPVED, translated from the coding sequence GTGATCAGGTTAGCACAGGAAAAAGATTTACAGGGTATATTAGACATCTATAATGATGCAGTCCTACATACAACAGCTGTATACACCTATAAAGCTCAAACGCTTGAAACTAGAAAGCTTTGGTATAAACAAAAAATGGAAGATGGTTATCCTGTCATCGTATATGAGTTAGAGAATAAGGTTGTTGGATTTGCAACGTTCGGCCCCTTTAGACAGTGGCCAGCTTACAAATATTCGATCGAACATTCTATTTATGTAGATAGTAATTATCGGAGAAAAGGAATTGCCACTTCATTATTAAAAGAAATCATTGCAATTGCCAATGAAAGAGAATACATGACATTAATTGCAGGGATTGATGCTGCAAATGAAAAAAGTATTGCCATGCATCTGAATTTTGGTTTTGTTCATTCAGGGACAATAAAAAAAGCAGGATATAAGTTCAATACTTGGCTTGATCTAGCTTTTTATCAATTGAATCTAAACGGACCTAAAAATCCTGTAGAAGATTAA
- a CDS encoding serine hydrolase, whose translation MNTNLSELVSAIQSRVNFSGSVFVEDKDKVLVNINFGYANRSDQLENNSTTRFGIASGCKLFTAIAICQLVEAEKISFDSKLSDFRNIDFKNFDDKVTVHHLLSHTSGIPDYFDEDIMDDFEELWVNNPMYQIRNLKDFLPMFQNNPMKSEIGESFHYNNAGYILLGLIVEQATGLEFSDYVQKYIFNKAGMSKSGYFSFDCLPQNTALGYIDNPDGTWKTNIYSLPVKGGSDGGAFVTANDMVKLWNALLNYQLLNETYTNRLLSAHTQVNESGFYGYGIWIKKKTNNSILKYHIMGYDPGVSFHSAYYPDLSTKVVVCSNKSAGAFDIMSSIEQKLTKNM comes from the coding sequence ATGAACACAAATTTAAGTGAACTGGTTTCAGCAATTCAAAGTAGGGTAAATTTCTCAGGTTCAGTCTTCGTTGAAGATAAGGATAAGGTTTTAGTAAATATAAACTTTGGTTACGCCAACCGTTCGGATCAATTAGAAAATAATTCGACTACCCGTTTTGGAATAGCATCTGGATGTAAACTCTTCACGGCAATAGCCATTTGTCAGCTTGTAGAAGCGGAGAAAATTTCTTTTGATTCTAAATTGAGCGATTTTCGTAATATTGATTTTAAAAATTTTGATGATAAAGTAACTGTCCATCATTTACTATCCCATACTTCAGGAATACCAGATTATTTTGATGAGGATATAATGGATGATTTTGAGGAACTTTGGGTTAATAATCCTATGTATCAAATTAGAAATTTAAAAGATTTCTTACCAATGTTTCAAAATAATCCTATGAAATCAGAAATAGGGGAATCGTTTCACTATAATAATGCTGGATATATTCTATTAGGATTAATTGTCGAACAGGCAACTGGACTTGAATTCTCTGATTATGTTCAAAAATATATTTTCAATAAAGCTGGAATGTCGAAATCAGGATACTTTTCTTTTGACTGTCTACCACAAAATACTGCTTTAGGCTATATCGATAATCCTGATGGAACTTGGAAAACAAACATCTATTCATTACCTGTAAAAGGTGGCTCTGATGGCGGGGCTTTTGTAACAGCTAATGATATGGTTAAACTGTGGAACGCACTTTTAAATTACCAACTTTTAAATGAAACATATACAAATAGGCTCTTATCTGCCCATACGCAAGTCAATGAAAGTGGTTTCTATGGTTATGGGATTTGGATTAAGAAAAAAACAAATAACAGTATTCTTAAATATCATATAATGGGGTATGATCCAGGTGTCAGCTTTCATTCTGCTTATTATCCTGACTTATCCACTAAGGTTGTTGTTTGCTCAAATAAGTCTGCTGGTGCATTTGATATAATGAGTAGTATTGAACAAAAATTAACCAAGAATATGTAA
- a CDS encoding RNA polymerase alpha subunit C-terminal domain-containing protein: protein MATSEKQLRICSNGHQFYKSSDCPSCPTCEKERKPENGFLSLLSGPARRALENNGITSLQELATFSEKEILKFHGMGPASLPKLRSALKEEGLSFKEDISTKKRT from the coding sequence TTGGCTACTTCCGAAAAACAATTAAGGATATGCAGCAATGGACACCAATTTTATAAGAGCAGTGATTGTCCTTCCTGTCCGACTTGTGAGAAAGAACGCAAACCTGAAAATGGATTTCTTTCATTACTCTCAGGCCCCGCAAGACGTGCATTGGAAAACAATGGGATCACTTCATTACAGGAGTTAGCAACATTTAGTGAAAAAGAAATTTTGAAGTTCCATGGTATGGGACCGGCTTCCTTACCAAAACTTAGATCCGCTTTAAAGGAAGAAGGATTATCATTTAAGGAGGATATTTCCACCAAAAAACGAACTTAA
- a CDS encoding mechanosensitive ion channel family protein, producing MDFLPAGLDYGMLKNVGISIGILGLFILFRNIFTKYVFQLMLKLIRKTPTDFFTKIFLSFERPLGWGFIILGLYIAMDYFPFIEQHNALFLKFLRSMVIVLITWGLFNLSSPTTGILISVNEKINNKIDLILLPFISRTIRVILIAISISIIGQEFDYDVNGLVAGLGLGGLAFALAAKEAVGNLIGGIVIVTEKPFSIGEWILTPSVEGTVEDINFRSTKIRTFSQALVTVPNSTLANEPITNWSRMGKRRITFHLGLNYNTTKDRLERVVLRIEHLLRNHEEIHPDTIMVAFDQYNDSSLDILLYFFTNTTVWAEHVKIKHDINIAIMAILEEEGVEVAFPSRTIYVSPQSSELFQTMGSFD from the coding sequence ATGGACTTTTTACCTGCGGGATTAGATTATGGAATGTTAAAAAATGTAGGAATTTCTATTGGGATTTTGGGTTTATTTATTCTTTTTAGAAACATATTTACCAAGTATGTGTTTCAATTGATGTTAAAATTGATAAGAAAAACACCAACTGATTTTTTCACAAAAATATTTTTAAGTTTTGAACGCCCATTAGGATGGGGCTTTATCATTTTGGGATTATATATTGCAATGGATTATTTCCCTTTTATTGAACAACATAATGCTTTATTTTTAAAATTTTTACGTTCAATGGTGATTGTTTTAATTACATGGGGACTATTTAATTTATCCTCTCCTACAACAGGAATCTTAATTAGTGTGAATGAAAAGATTAATAATAAGATAGATTTAATTTTGCTTCCGTTTATTTCAAGAACGATTCGAGTTATCTTAATTGCCATCAGCATCAGCATTATTGGGCAAGAATTTGATTATGACGTAAATGGATTGGTCGCAGGACTTGGTTTAGGAGGTCTGGCTTTTGCATTAGCCGCAAAAGAAGCAGTAGGGAATCTGATTGGTGGAATCGTCATTGTAACTGAAAAACCGTTCTCCATTGGTGAATGGATCTTGACTCCTAGTGTAGAGGGGACGGTAGAGGATATTAATTTCCGAAGCACTAAAATTCGAACGTTTAGCCAAGCGCTCGTAACGGTTCCTAATTCAACACTTGCAAACGAGCCGATTACCAACTGGAGTCGTATGGGAAAAAGACGAATCACTTTCCACTTGGGTCTAAACTATAATACTACTAAAGACAGGCTTGAAAGAGTAGTTCTTCGAATTGAACACTTATTGAGGAATCATGAGGAAATTCATCCTGATACAATCATGGTAGCGTTCGATCAATATAATGATAGCAGTCTCGATATTCTGTTATACTTTTTTACGAATACAACGGTTTGGGCAGAACATGTAAAAATCAAACATGATATCAATATAGCGATTATGGCAATCTTGGAGGAAGAGGGAGTAGAAGTTGCTTTTCCAAGCAGGACCATTTATGTATCTCCTCAATCTAGTGAACTATTTCAAACAATGGGTTCATTTGATTGA
- a CDS encoding NAD(P)-dependent alcohol dehydrogenase, with translation MKAIVSTKYGPPDVLEFKEVVKPIPSDNQVLVKVHASSVNYGNLVLLRGEPFLARFAFGLLKPKYAIPGGDIAGTVEAVGKDVVQFQPGDGVFGDLSGCGWGGFAEYVCVPEQALALKPSNLSFSEAAAVPMAGVTALQSLRDKGKIQPGQKVLINGASGGVGTFAVQIAKALGAEVTGVCSTRNIDILDSLGADHSIDYTKEKFADNNQTYDLILGVNGHQPISDYKRTLKPNGIFVHVGGSSAQMFQAMTLGPWISKTSSKKVGSFLQRANQNDLVFMKELLETGKVKPVIDRQYKLSEVPEAFRYFEKGHAQGKVVITM, from the coding sequence ATGAAAGCAATCGTTTCTACAAAGTATGGTCCGCCTGATGTTCTTGAGTTTAAAGAGGTAGTTAAACCTATTCCATCCGACAATCAAGTTTTGGTAAAAGTTCATGCTTCTTCTGTTAATTATGGGAACCTTGTCCTTTTAAGAGGAGAGCCGTTCCTAGCCCGCTTTGCTTTTGGTCTATTAAAACCTAAATACGCCATACCTGGTGGCGACATAGCTGGTACGGTAGAGGCAGTTGGTAAGGATGTAGTCCAGTTTCAGCCGGGAGATGGTGTGTTTGGAGATTTATCTGGGTGCGGTTGGGGGGGATTTGCTGAATATGTATGTGTTCCTGAACAGGCATTGGCATTAAAACCTTCCAATCTATCCTTTTCGGAAGCTGCAGCTGTACCAATGGCAGGTGTTACTGCCCTCCAGAGTTTACGTGATAAAGGCAAAATCCAACCCGGACAGAAGGTATTAATTAATGGTGCTTCTGGTGGTGTGGGGACTTTTGCAGTACAGATTGCCAAAGCATTGGGAGCAGAGGTAACCGGTGTTTGCAGTACAAGGAATATAGATATTTTGGACTCGCTAGGAGCTGATCATTCCATAGATTATACAAAGGAAAAGTTTGCTGACAACAATCAAACGTATGATCTGATTCTCGGTGTTAACGGGCATCAACCGATTTCGGATTATAAGCGGACTCTAAAGCCTAATGGTATATTTGTACACGTCGGAGGTTCCAGTGCTCAAATGTTTCAAGCGATGACCTTGGGACCTTGGATATCAAAGACTTCATCAAAGAAAGTGGGTAGTTTTTTACAAAGAGCAAACCAAAATGATTTGGTATTTATGAAAGAACTATTAGAGACTGGTAAAGTAAAACCTGTAATTGATAGACAGTATAAATTGAGTGAAGTTCCCGAAGCGTTCAGGTACTTTGAAAAGGGCCACGCTCAAGGGAAAGTTGTCATAACGATGTGA